A single window of Syntrophus aciditrophicus SB DNA harbors:
- the gspF gene encoding type II secretion system inner membrane protein GspF: MPFYEYTARNRSGEQISGTLEAPSATAARQKLREAFIFPMECREARIGAQAQEPLSRKPLPFVKPVNPGELSVTTRHLATLLSAGMPLVQALNILVTQTDNQALQSILSQIRKDVVEGISLSAGMSSFPRVFSSFYISMVRAGEASGTLPVVLERLADYSEKQQEFARKIKAALAYPILMFLFGALILFFLITFVIPNITEVFEEMNQSLPTITTLLISFSGFLHDAWWLLLLLAAAVAGLGRYAITRTDRGKRLWSIMLLRIPFFGKMNREMAMARFASTLGTLLQNGVPLLTALEISRHIARNLLIAEAIENAGVEIKEGQGLSVALARSGLFPRMATEMIAIGEQSGRLEEMLSRIADSYEKETSAGLAFFMSLLEPLMILIMGLLVGFVVISVLLPIFEMNQLVK, translated from the coding sequence ATGCCTTTTTACGAATATACCGCCAGGAACCGCAGCGGCGAACAGATCAGCGGAACGCTGGAAGCGCCCAGTGCCACCGCTGCCAGACAGAAATTGCGGGAAGCCTTTATCTTCCCCATGGAGTGCAGGGAGGCCAGGATCGGCGCACAGGCCCAGGAGCCCCTGTCCCGGAAGCCATTGCCCTTTGTCAAACCGGTGAATCCCGGCGAGCTGTCGGTGACAACCCGACATCTGGCAACCCTTCTTTCCGCAGGCATGCCCCTTGTGCAGGCTCTGAATATCCTCGTGACGCAAACGGACAACCAGGCCCTGCAATCCATCCTTTCGCAGATCCGGAAGGATGTGGTCGAAGGAATCAGTCTTTCCGCCGGCATGTCCTCTTTCCCTCGTGTCTTCTCTTCCTTTTATATCAGCATGGTCAGAGCGGGGGAGGCTTCCGGAACCTTGCCCGTCGTGCTTGAACGGCTCGCCGATTACAGCGAAAAACAGCAGGAGTTTGCACGAAAAATCAAGGCCGCTCTCGCTTATCCGATCCTGATGTTTCTTTTCGGCGCACTGATCCTTTTTTTTCTCATCACCTTCGTGATTCCAAACATTACGGAGGTTTTTGAAGAGATGAACCAGTCCTTGCCGACGATAACAACCCTGCTGATCTCTTTCAGCGGATTTCTCCACGATGCCTGGTGGCTTCTTCTCCTTCTTGCCGCCGCCGTTGCCGGCCTTGGTCGTTATGCAATTACCCGGACCGATCGGGGAAAGCGTCTATGGAGCATTATGCTTCTCCGTATCCCCTTTTTCGGTAAAATGAATCGCGAAATGGCGATGGCGCGATTTGCCTCCACCCTGGGGACCCTGCTGCAGAACGGCGTCCCCCTGCTTACGGCGCTGGAAATTTCCCGTCACATCGCGAGAAACCTTCTCATCGCCGAGGCCATTGAAAACGCCGGAGTGGAAATCAAGGAAGGCCAGGGACTTTCCGTCGCCCTTGCCCGCAGCGGTCTGTTCCCGCGGATGGCCACGGAAATGATCGCCATCGGTGAACAAAGCGGCCGGCTGGAAGAAATGCTTTCCCGAATCGCCGACAGCTATGAAAAAGAAACGTCTGCCGGCCTGGCCTTTTTCATGTCCCTGCTGGAACCTTTGATGATCCTGATTATGGGACTTCTCGTCGGATTTGTTGTGATCTCCGTCCTGCTGCCCATTTTTGAAATGAACCAGCTCGTGAAATAA
- the gspG gene encoding type II secretion system major pseudopilin GspG, with amino-acid sequence MYKTKKNNKGFTLIELMVVLVILGILAGLIVPRMMGRTEDAKRVKTRLQIDGLGAALKLYKLDNGVYPTTEQGLEALVASPKTGTPPRAWREGGYLEKKKIPSDGWGNPFVYVEPGVHGEYDLSSNGADGEPGGEGKNQDVNSWEDE; translated from the coding sequence ATGTATAAAACTAAAAAAAACAACAAAGGGTTTACCCTGATCGAACTGATGGTGGTCCTGGTGATCCTCGGGATCCTCGCGGGACTGATCGTTCCCCGGATGATGGGCAGGACCGAGGATGCCAAACGGGTAAAAACCCGTCTGCAGATCGATGGTTTGGGGGCGGCGCTGAAGCTCTACAAGCTGGACAACGGCGTTTATCCGACTACTGAGCAGGGGCTGGAAGCCCTGGTTGCCTCTCCAAAAACGGGGACGCCTCCCCGAGCCTGGCGGGAGGGAGGATATCTGGAAAAGAAAAAAATCCCTTCCGACGGCTGGGGCAATCCCTTTGTCTACGTAGAGCCGGGGGTTCACGGGGAATATGATCTGAGCTCCAATGGGGCCGACGGGGAACCAGGAGGTGAAGGAAAAAACCAGGACGTGAACAGTTGGGAAGATGAATAA
- a CDS encoding prepilin-type N-terminal cleavage/methylation domain-containing protein: MNNRAYTLIELIVVMSLISTLLVLAIPSLKDTMAAHPVRSEARKLADCIGETRNRAVREQVDYVLHVDLDKGRFRASRTSDPVEMQQQSGIRSWALPEGIRITGIHSGNGEMQKAGEATVLLSGQGYAQPAVIHLRRDDCAVSLTISPFLSELEIRDEPAEDLE; this comes from the coding sequence ATGAATAACCGGGCTTACACCCTCATCGAGCTGATTGTCGTCATGAGTTTGATCAGCACTCTGCTGGTACTCGCCATTCCTTCTCTGAAGGACACGATGGCGGCGCATCCCGTCCGGTCGGAAGCACGGAAGCTGGCGGACTGCATCGGCGAGACCCGAAACCGGGCCGTACGGGAACAGGTTGATTATGTTCTTCATGTTGATCTTGATAAGGGCCGCTTCAGGGCATCCCGCACATCCGATCCTGTCGAGATGCAGCAACAGTCCGGAATCCGGTCATGGGCGCTGCCCGAAGGCATCCGGATCACCGGCATCCACAGCGGAAACGGAGAAATGCAGAAGGCGGGCGAAGCCACCGTCCTTTTGTCCGGACAGGGGTACGCTCAACCGGCCGTTATCCATCTCCGCCGGGATGACTGTGCCGTAAGTCTGACCATCAGCCCCTTCCTGAGTGAGCTTGAAATCCGTGATGAGCCTGCTGAAGATCTGGAGTGA
- a CDS encoding type IV pilus modification PilV family protein encodes MMKTEKRQKGFTLIEMMIALTVLALVVAAVSHALAQSLAMAHRIKKDTTLSLLAQSKMAEIEAAKEGAASDHGNFGGNFSQYGWQVSVRGSGISTLKKVEVTVLDTLSEKRESFRLTSLQYREESP; translated from the coding sequence ATGATGAAAACGGAAAAAAGACAAAAGGGGTTTACCCTGATAGAGATGATGATCGCTTTGACGGTCCTGGCTCTCGTCGTTGCGGCGGTTTCCCACGCTTTGGCACAGAGCCTCGCCATGGCTCACCGGATCAAAAAGGATACAACGCTGTCTCTGCTGGCACAGAGCAAAATGGCGGAGATCGAGGCGGCAAAGGAAGGCGCCGCTTCGGATCATGGAAATTTCGGCGGCAACTTTTCCCAATATGGGTGGCAGGTTTCCGTCCGGGGAAGCGGCATCTCGACCCTGAAGAAGGTGGAGGTGACGGTTTTGGATACCCTTTCGGAAAAACGCGAAAGTTTCCGTCTCACCAGCCTCCAGTACAGGGAGGAATCCCCATGA
- a CDS encoding PulJ/GspJ family protein, giving the protein MRHPPETSKNGGEAGFTLFEILVALFILTLIFSVLFASYSGTLKVTRDWEDTGRVFSMARSSMERMMKDIESAYPSGQTCPFILEQEVIREKPFPRLSFHSLSRTNPEGPETPPAGISNITYSVRLNSEKGDYELARSETSDSDDIAGSDFVICRGLSSITYRFYDRAGRDISDTFCSSDQKSPPASVVLELTLVNPEDESKPFHFMTRVHPANMSPQES; this is encoded by the coding sequence ATGAGGCATCCTCCGGAAACAAGTAAAAACGGCGGAGAGGCGGGGTTCACGCTCTTCGAGATTCTAGTCGCACTTTTTATCCTTACGCTTATTTTTTCCGTCCTTTTTGCCTCTTATTCAGGAACGTTGAAAGTGACCCGCGACTGGGAAGATACCGGGAGGGTCTTCAGTATGGCCAGAAGCTCCATGGAACGCATGATGAAGGATATTGAATCCGCTTATCCCTCGGGGCAGACGTGTCCCTTTATTCTGGAGCAGGAGGTCATCAGAGAAAAGCCTTTCCCCCGCTTGAGCTTCCATTCCTTAAGCCGGACGAATCCGGAGGGGCCGGAAACACCGCCGGCGGGGATCAGCAACATTACCTATTCCGTAAGACTGAATTCGGAAAAAGGAGATTATGAACTTGCCCGAAGTGAAACTTCGGACAGCGACGATATCGCGGGATCGGATTTCGTGATCTGCCGCGGCCTTTCCTCTATCACTTATCGATTCTACGACCGCGCCGGCAGAGACATATCCGATACCTTCTGCTCCTCCGATCAGAAGAGTCCCCCTGCCAGTGTCGTTCTGGAACTCACACTGGTCAATCCTGAGGATGAGAGCAAGCCGTTTCACTTCATGACCCGAGTCCATCCAGCCAACATGAGTCCGCAGGAGTCCTGA
- a CDS encoding general secretion pathway protein GspK, translated as MAKMIKKSGQRGIALIVVLCMTSIMVAAAVQMISQTRREITETTNLRDGLQALYLARSGVAFSEASLNAEKTNYDGLDQPWADAKTWSARFNALIEEGQSYIVIEDETGKIPINFLINKDGAENAEIRNLLVRFLNLPEWNLTEEQSGIIVDSIKDWMISNSQPSEGSDSSDTESEPQRKGPFRFPEEILKTGAVSRDLLYGTAGKPGLCAYVTLYGKGKININTAPGPVLMALFPGISKDTLEQIDFSRRRGEAKLDDPAWYRQVIGTSGLNPASELIMTRSEAFRITSTGVLGSCRRTVTGILEKDGKSEKFKLRFLYGNS; from the coding sequence ATGGCAAAGATGATTAAAAAATCGGGGCAACGAGGAATCGCCCTGATTGTTGTCCTCTGCATGACTTCGATCATGGTGGCCGCCGCGGTTCAAATGATTTCCCAGACCCGGCGGGAGATCACCGAAACGACGAATCTCAGGGACGGCCTGCAGGCGCTGTATCTGGCCCGGTCGGGAGTCGCTTTCAGCGAAGCCAGCCTCAATGCGGAGAAGACTAACTATGACGGGCTGGATCAGCCCTGGGCGGATGCGAAAACCTGGTCGGCCAGATTTAATGCCTTGATCGAGGAAGGTCAAAGCTATATCGTCATTGAGGATGAAACGGGAAAGATTCCGATCAATTTCCTGATCAATAAGGATGGCGCGGAGAACGCGGAAATCCGAAATCTGCTGGTCCGCTTTCTGAACTTGCCGGAATGGAACCTGACGGAAGAACAGAGTGGAATCATTGTCGATTCGATAAAAGACTGGATGATATCGAATTCCCAGCCGTCGGAAGGTTCAGATTCTTCCGACACGGAATCAGAGCCCCAGAGGAAAGGTCCATTTCGATTTCCGGAAGAGATTCTGAAAACCGGCGCCGTGTCCCGGGATCTTCTCTATGGAACGGCGGGGAAACCAGGACTATGTGCTTATGTCACCCTTTACGGCAAGGGAAAAATCAACATCAACACGGCGCCCGGACCGGTTCTGATGGCTCTCTTTCCGGGGATCAGCAAGGACACGCTGGAGCAGATCGATTTCTCCAGGCGCAGGGGGGAGGCTAAACTCGATGACCCGGCCTGGTACAGACAGGTTATCGGCACATCCGGCCTGAATCCGGCTTCGGAACTGATCATGACCAGAAGTGAAGCATTCCGGATCACCTCCACCGGCGTGCTGGGAAGCTGTCGAAGAACCGTAACGGGAATCTTGGAAAAGGACGGAAAATCGGAGAAGTTCAAGCTCCGGTTTCTGTATGGAAATTCATGA
- the pilM gene encoding pilus assembly protein PilM, whose translation MNKKTIGIDIGTACLKAVSLTFDYKSRKSIAASALIDLDAADGLEQALQKLFTDKHFKEGECVFSIPAGSCSFRNLSLPFTEEKTIDEIITYEMEPHIPDPIETVLVDSLPPRHTPESTTVLAAAARKQDVQERVRYAAGIGMAVVDTDAVPIAMNLLEKNIPNASGILLDIGAHASVAVFFQSGSIVHVRSFPWGIADSPGTFGFLPHSDPDENRKSPAAEKDGELQNQDRKERKRFEFCRQIADTLQFLAENSLLEEMPSRIYLTGGGALSATLREDLEKFFKTPVEVVDLLKMKGIPLPGKNRLSWNAPLMNQALALALRGGNGSAGFNFNKTEKAVTNARNGMKSQLRWTALMAVILFFALGSNLAAGYYADSRKLRHLKEETTKTFKNCCPEVTRIVDPVRQLQQKIIEARGFSRGAEQGSLFLDSWKKAMDTLPEASGIVIRELSYNQIVLEISGEASDFQAVTRWKGELEKSRSFSNIQMQFGSGTNKDAKKTFKLRMTHVL comes from the coding sequence ATGAATAAGAAAACCATTGGCATTGATATCGGTACCGCCTGTTTAAAGGCGGTTTCATTGACCTTCGACTACAAAAGCAGGAAAAGTATCGCGGCATCCGCTCTGATCGACCTGGATGCTGCCGATGGCCTGGAACAGGCTCTGCAGAAACTTTTCACGGACAAGCATTTTAAAGAAGGGGAATGCGTCTTTTCCATTCCAGCGGGCTCCTGTTCGTTTCGCAATCTTTCCCTTCCATTCACTGAAGAAAAGACGATCGATGAGATCATCACATATGAAATGGAGCCTCACATTCCGGATCCCATCGAAACCGTTCTGGTCGATTCTCTGCCGCCTCGTCACACCCCCGAATCGACAACGGTTCTGGCTGCCGCGGCCAGAAAGCAGGATGTTCAGGAGCGCGTGCGCTATGCGGCCGGCATCGGCATGGCTGTTGTCGACACGGACGCTGTTCCCATCGCTATGAATCTTCTGGAAAAGAATATCCCCAATGCTTCCGGGATTCTTCTGGATATCGGCGCACATGCTTCCGTTGCCGTTTTCTTTCAGAGCGGCTCCATCGTTCACGTCAGATCCTTTCCCTGGGGGATCGCGGACTCTCCCGGAACATTCGGGTTTCTTCCGCATTCCGACCCCGATGAGAACAGGAAAAGCCCAGCCGCAGAAAAGGACGGGGAGTTGCAGAACCAGGATAGAAAAGAACGGAAACGATTTGAGTTTTGCAGACAGATCGCCGATACGCTGCAATTCCTCGCGGAAAACAGTCTTCTCGAAGAAATGCCCTCCCGCATTTACCTGACCGGAGGCGGCGCGCTGAGCGCGACCCTGCGGGAGGACCTGGAAAAGTTCTTCAAAACTCCGGTAGAGGTTGTCGACCTGCTCAAAATGAAGGGCATTCCTCTTCCGGGGAAGAACCGACTCTCCTGGAACGCGCCTCTCATGAATCAGGCTCTGGCCCTCGCCCTTCGAGGCGGCAACGGATCGGCGGGTTTCAATTTCAATAAGACCGAAAAAGCCGTCACAAATGCAAGAAACGGGATGAAGAGTCAACTCCGGTGGACCGCTCTGATGGCGGTTATCCTGTTCTTTGCCCTGGGAAGCAACCTGGCCGCCGGATATTACGCGGACAGCAGGAAACTTCGCCATCTCAAGGAAGAAACCACGAAAACCTTTAAAAACTGCTGTCCGGAAGTCACCCGGATCGTCGATCCGGTTCGTCAGTTACAGCAGAAGATCATTGAAGCCCGGGGGTTTTCCAGGGGAGCGGAACAGGGCTCACTTTTCCTCGACTCCTGGAAAAAAGCGATGGACACATTGCCCGAGGCGTCCGGGATTGTGATCAGGGAACTCAGCTATAATCAGATCGTCCTGGAAATCTCCGGAGAGGCGTCCGACTTCCAGGCCGTCACCCGCTGGAAAGGCGAACTGGAAAAATCCCGATCCTTCTCCAACATCCAGATGCAGTTTGGCAGCGGCACGAACAAAGACGCGAAAAAAACGTTCAAATTAAGGATGACCCATGTTCTTTAA
- the gspM gene encoding type II secretion system protein GspM, whose product MFFKTFMPYWSGLRQRERIVLGGGLICLFLLLLTHFILLPFFEARDKMTRSIARQEKVLQELTELKAQYQSLKGGTDVLRQVMERRSPDFTMASHLDRIINETDMKSCIQDFQSTKSQAGEGYDLIRTEIKIARVTMDQLIQFLYLAESPEYGIWIEQISIAGGPAETGFLSATLALKTYEKTPSI is encoded by the coding sequence ATGTTCTTTAAAACTTTTATGCCATACTGGTCCGGTCTGCGGCAGCGGGAGCGAATCGTCCTGGGCGGAGGGTTGATCTGCCTTTTTCTGCTCCTGCTTACTCATTTTATTCTCCTGCCCTTTTTCGAAGCAAGGGACAAAATGACCCGTTCGATTGCCCGGCAGGAAAAGGTTCTTCAGGAACTGACCGAACTGAAAGCGCAATACCAGAGCCTCAAGGGAGGAACCGATGTCCTCCGGCAGGTGATGGAAAGGAGAAGTCCCGATTTTACCATGGCTTCTCACCTGGATCGGATCATTAACGAAACGGATATGAAATCATGCATTCAGGATTTTCAATCCACGAAATCCCAGGCCGGCGAAGGATACGATTTAATCCGGACAGAGATTAAAATCGCCCGGGTCACAATGGATCAGCTCATTCAATTTCTTTATCTCGCGGAATCACCGGAATACGGAATCTGGATAGAGCAGATATCCATTGCCGGAGGCCCTGCGGAAACCGGGTTTTTAAGCGCCACCCTGGCTCTGAAAACTTATGAAAAAACGCCTTCGATATAA
- a CDS encoding type II secretion system protein N, whose amino-acid sequence MFKTFNLSHFIKGNPGRVYRILTLVLVGGTVLWTAWNLIYKLGAPFPGKKSLPPARQSSPVKVTMEPAAPAQPLSAYSSIAEKNPFGMISAPPGGQNAEGPPQPPPLELVGTIAFGNTTGFAVLKEAGQDNKKVYKIGDAISGGRTLVQVSRNMVVFKKGEAMETIHARTVPLQSLTLQQGDSEVQEKLVARNEMMKNLNNVIDENLIRPHFTDGKMDGFVIGNVPPDSPLKARGFESGDLLQGINNKPIKEPDDVFLLQSLKNDSGKVTYNIKRQGRSMVLSTP is encoded by the coding sequence ATGTTTAAAACTTTTAACTTATCACATTTCATAAAAGGGAATCCGGGACGGGTTTATCGCATTCTAACCCTCGTCCTGGTTGGCGGGACCGTTCTCTGGACGGCATGGAATCTGATTTACAAACTGGGAGCCCCTTTTCCGGGCAAAAAATCACTCCCTCCTGCCCGGCAATCGTCACCCGTAAAGGTCACAATGGAACCGGCAGCCCCGGCTCAACCCCTTTCGGCTTATTCATCCATCGCGGAAAAGAATCCCTTCGGTATGATTTCCGCGCCTCCCGGCGGACAGAACGCTGAGGGTCCCCCGCAACCCCCTCCACTGGAACTCGTGGGAACCATCGCTTTCGGGAATACAACGGGATTTGCCGTTCTGAAAGAGGCGGGTCAGGACAACAAGAAGGTTTACAAGATTGGGGATGCCATCAGTGGAGGAAGGACCCTGGTCCAGGTGAGCAGAAACATGGTCGTTTTCAAAAAGGGAGAAGCGATGGAAACGATTCATGCCCGAACGGTCCCTCTGCAATCTTTAACCCTTCAGCAGGGAGATAGCGAGGTTCAGGAGAAACTGGTCGCCCGGAACGAAATGATGAAAAACCTCAACAATGTGATTGACGAGAATCTGATCCGCCCTCATTTTACCGATGGGAAAATGGATGGATTTGTGATCGGCAACGTTCCGCCCGACAGTCCCCTCAAGGCCAGGGGATTCGAAAGCGGTGATCTGCTGCAGGGCATCAACAACAAACCCATCAAGGAACCCGATGATGTTTTCCTGCTTCAGTCCCTGAAGAATGATTCCGGAAAGGTCACTTACAACATCAAGAGGCAGGGGCGATCCATGGTGCTGAGCACGCCTTAA
- the queD gene encoding 6-carboxytetrahydropterin synthase QueD — protein sequence MPGVFEISIEEQFSAAHALRNYPGNCEHLHGHNWAVEVTVECEELNEIGIGIDFREVKQSVREALHRLDHVNLNELPQFCDINPSSENIARHLYNELSRKLNTEKIRVSRVRVSETPTSKASYREI from the coding sequence ATGCCCGGTGTTTTTGAAATCAGCATTGAAGAGCAGTTTTCAGCGGCCCATGCACTGCGGAACTATCCCGGAAACTGTGAACACCTTCATGGTCATAACTGGGCCGTCGAGGTCACCGTCGAGTGCGAGGAGTTGAATGAAATCGGAATCGGCATCGATTTCCGGGAGGTCAAGCAATCCGTGCGGGAGGCTCTGCATCGCCTGGATCATGTCAACCTGAATGAACTGCCGCAGTTCTGCGACATCAACCCCTCATCGGAAAACATCGCCCGTCATCTCTACAACGAACTGAGTCGGAAACTGAATACGGAAAAGATCAGGGTCTCACGGGTCAGGGTTTCCGAAACGCCGACAAGCAAAGCCTCTTACCGGGAGATATGA